A genomic segment from Bradyrhizobium sp. CB1015 encodes:
- a CDS encoding molybdenum cofactor biosynthesis protein MoaE encodes MTCPVTIRIQEDDFDIAREISVLTSSRTDIGAVVTFSGICRADEDSAQVAALTLEHYPGMAEEEIRRHADEAMSRWPLNGITVIHRVGRFMPGQNIVLVVTASQHRQAAFQAAEFLMDYLKTSAPFWKKEESATGTGWVEAHARDDEAAARWTKS; translated from the coding sequence ATGACCTGCCCCGTCACCATCCGTATCCAGGAAGACGATTTCGACATCGCGCGCGAGATCTCGGTCCTGACGAGCAGCCGGACCGATATCGGCGCTGTGGTGACATTTTCCGGTATCTGCCGCGCCGACGAGGACAGCGCCCAGGTCGCCGCGCTGACGCTCGAACATTACCCCGGCATGGCGGAGGAAGAGATCAGGCGCCATGCCGACGAGGCTATGTCGCGCTGGCCGCTCAACGGCATCACGGTGATCCACCGCGTCGGCCGCTTCATGCCGGGCCAGAACATCGTGCTGGTGGTGACCGCCTCGCAGCATCGCCAGGCGGCCTTCCAGGCGGCCGAGTTCCTGATGGACTATCTCAAGACCAGCGCGCCGTTCTGGAAGAAGGAAGAGAGCGCCACCGGCACCGGCTGGGTCGAGGCCCATGCCCGTGACGACGAAGCCGCCGCACGCTGGACGAAATCCTGA